A stretch of the Campylobacter sp. 19-13652 genome encodes the following:
- the dapF gene encoding diaminopimelate epimerase, with the protein MRVSKYNASGNDFVIFHTFYSEDRGALARRLCDRHEGVGADGLIVLKPRENGLVWEFYNNDGSVAEMCGNGSRAAIAYAYDNGLCGKSVNLLTISGEIEANVLKRLASTGLAGSADTVVEVALTKPSLIKAEFADEDRIWMLADTGVPHLVSFCEDLGEFSVELARKMRHKFNANVNYASLKDGKLYVRTYERGVENETMACGTGMAACFYVANLNGTLSDSCAVYPKSGEELGLRLENGRIYFKGAVSHCFDAFINL; encoded by the coding sequence ATGAGAGTATCAAAATATAACGCAAGTGGAAATGATTTTGTGATATTTCACACATTTTATAGCGAGGATAGAGGCGCACTTGCACGTAGGCTTTGCGATAGGCACGAGGGCGTGGGGGCTGATGGACTTATCGTGCTAAAGCCACGTGAAAATGGGCTAGTCTGGGAGTTTTACAATAATGACGGTAGTGTCGCTGAAATGTGCGGCAACGGCTCGCGTGCAGCGATAGCGTATGCGTATGATAATGGGCTTTGTGGCAAGAGCGTGAACCTTTTAACAATAAGCGGAGAGATAGAGGCTAACGTGCTTAAGAGGCTTGCAAGCACTGGGCTAGCTGGGTCGGCTGATACGGTGGTAGAGGTGGCGTTAACAAAGCCAAGCCTTATAAAAGCGGAGTTTGCCGATGAGGATAGAATCTGGATGCTAGCTGATACAGGTGTGCCTCATCTTGTGAGCTTTTGCGAGGATTTGGGCGAGTTTAGCGTAGAGCTTGCACGCAAAATGCGCCATAAATTTAACGCAAACGTAAACTACGCTAGCCTTAAAGACGGCAAGCTTTACGTACGCACCTACGAGCGTGGCGTGGAAAATGAGACTATGGCGTGCGGTACTGGCATGGCGGCTTGCTTTTACGTGGCAAATTTAAACGGTACTTTAAGCGATAGCTGTGCAGTCTATCCAAAAAGTGGCGAGGAGCTGGGGCTAAGGCTAGAAAACGGGCGCATATATTTTAAAGGTGCGGTGTCACACTGCTTTGATGCTTTTATAAATTTATAG
- a CDS encoding anthranilate synthase component I family protein: protein MLLLSPFKYYECLQKTYKNSYIAEDREQVIIGIDCEFYWGDEISELRSCYEANKTDAINAPFAGLFGVLGYKCVSLFESTAPAKDAPYDFPAYAFANARAYLHYDKSSKFYTFYGDRQRYYEPLLELKDTQPAQTDATFSVLSDTQAEKAHFLAMVERAKEYIAAGDAFQIVLASQLEIESDIKTMQFYCALREANPSPYMYHFPTPFGTVVGSSPELVFSLKDSTIFVAPIAGTAPRTGDVSVDEAAKTALLSDAKELAEHRMLIDLARNDIGRVAVPASVVVKNAMHVKFYESVMHIESDVYGRLDRDKDGFLAMASIFPAGTLSGTPKIRAMQIIDELERDGRGIYGGGIGFLHFNGDVQLAILIRSAIFIPNGGKNRIFIGAGAGVVYDSIPAKEYAEINHKRASLVKVFERVARRV, encoded by the coding sequence GTGCTACTGCTTAGCCCATTTAAATACTACGAATGCTTGCAAAAAACTTATAAAAACTCGTACATAGCCGAGGATAGAGAGCAAGTCATCATCGGCATAGATTGCGAGTTTTACTGGGGTGATGAGATTAGCGAGCTGCGCTCATGCTATGAGGCCAATAAAACAGATGCTATAAATGCGCCGTTTGCTGGGCTTTTTGGTGTGCTTGGCTATAAGTGCGTGAGCCTTTTTGAGTCAACCGCCCCTGCTAAGGACGCGCCATATGATTTCCCAGCCTATGCTTTTGCAAATGCTAGGGCGTATTTGCACTATGATAAAAGCAGTAAATTTTATACTTTTTACGGCGATAGGCAAAGGTATTATGAGCCACTTTTAGAGCTAAAGGATACGCAGCCAGCTCAAACGGATGCTACTTTTAGTGTGCTTAGTGACACTCAGGCTGAAAAGGCGCATTTTTTAGCTATGGTAGAGCGTGCAAAGGAGTATATCGCTGCTGGAGACGCATTTCAGATTGTGCTTGCTAGTCAGCTTGAGATAGAAAGCGATATAAAGACTATGCAGTTTTACTGCGCGCTTAGAGAGGCAAACCCAAGCCCATATATGTATCATTTTCCAACGCCTTTTGGAACAGTTGTGGGTAGCTCGCCTGAGCTAGTTTTTAGCCTAAAAGATAGCACTATCTTTGTCGCTCCTATCGCTGGTACAGCCCCTAGGACAGGGGATGTTAGCGTAGATGAGGCGGCTAAGACGGCACTACTAAGTGACGCTAAAGAACTAGCCGAGCATAGAATGCTAATAGACCTAGCCAGAAATGACATAGGGCGTGTGGCAGTGCCAGCTAGCGTGGTGGTAAAAAATGCCATGCATGTTAAATTTTATGAAAGCGTCATGCATATTGAAAGCGATGTGTATGGACGGCTAGATAGGGATAAGGACGGCTTTTTGGCCATGGCTAGCATTTTCCCAGCGGGTACGCTTAGCGGCACGCCAAAGATCCGCGCCATGCAGATAATTGACGAGCTTGAGCGTGATGGCAGGGGCATATATGGCGGTGGGATAGGATTTTTGCATTTTAATGGCGACGTGCAGCTTGCCATACTTATAAGAAGTGCTATTTTTATCCCAAATGGTGGTAAAAATCGCATATTTATCGGAGCTGGAGCAGGGGTAGTGTATGATAGTATTCCGGCTAAAGAGTATGCGGAGATAAACCACAAAAGGGCAAGTTTGGTTAAGGTTTTTGAGCGTGTGGCTAGGCGAGTTTAG
- a CDS encoding murein L,D-transpeptidase family protein has protein sequence MNKIVKLFLTFALCATALSASKQDVNWWKEKLKNDDLRYGYYDMPELIIAVSKLKRKLDLYEYDHGELKEQFDSSVMVGKNGQKLIEGDLKTPVGVYELTARFKPKDSYLGPLAFSLSYPNLLDKIQGRKGSGIWIHGYPLNGGRTDDNTRGCIVLKNDLLLDFDTRIDHIRALAVVSEDGYTHGTLEEISSILAALYQWQNAWIQSDIKWYLSFYDESFRRYDGMKFDEFSAYKNRIFAKKEKKRINFSKLSLTPYPDIGQGRIYRLAFYENYKAKSHKFEGDKVLFIRINDKGEPKIILEK, from the coding sequence TTGAATAAAATAGTAAAATTATTTTTAACTTTTGCGCTTTGTGCTACGGCTTTAAGCGCTAGCAAACAAGACGTTAACTGGTGGAAAGAAAAACTTAAAAATGACGATCTACGCTATGGATACTACGATATGCCCGAGCTTATCATAGCAGTCAGCAAACTAAAGCGAAAGCTCGATCTTTACGAATATGATCACGGCGAGCTAAAGGAGCAGTTTGACTCAAGCGTAATGGTCGGTAAAAACGGACAAAAGCTAATAGAAGGCGATCTAAAAACGCCTGTTGGGGTGTATGAGCTAACAGCACGCTTTAAGCCAAAAGATAGCTACCTAGGGCCGCTTGCATTTTCACTTTCATATCCAAATCTACTCGATAAAATCCAAGGGCGCAAGGGAAGTGGTATTTGGATACACGGCTATCCGCTAAATGGCGGACGCACAGATGATAACACACGTGGCTGTATCGTGCTAAAAAACGATCTTTTGCTCGATTTTGACACGCGCATAGATCATATTAGGGCTCTGGCTGTAGTCTCTGAGGATGGCTATACTCACGGTACATTAGAGGAGATTTCTAGCATTTTAGCAGCACTTTATCAGTGGCAAAATGCGTGGATACAAAGCGATATAAAATGGTATTTAAGCTTTTATGATGAAAGTTTTCGTCGCTATGATGGAATGAAATTTGATGAGTTTAGCGCATATAAGAATAGGATTTTTGCCAAAAAGGAAAAAAAGAGAATAAACTTCTCAAAACTAAGCCTAACCCCATATCCTGACATAGGACAGGGCAGAATTTATCGCCTAGCCTTTTATGAAAACTACAAGGCAAAAAGCCACAAATTTGAAGGCGACAAGGTGCTATTTATCCGTATAAACGACAAAGGCGAACCAAAGATAATATTAGAAAAATAG
- a CDS encoding pseudouridine synthase, whose translation MRLNKFISHNMGYSRREADELIKAGKVSVNGRVVVDFKDVSDEDKVRVNGRLIKPKSSFSVIVYNKPKGELVSKCDDRGRRTIYDSLPSGFKGFVPVGRLDFASEGLLLLTDAPAVASALMQSDVEREYYLKVKGSITESVKTAMREGFYATDASRGAHSKSKIKSMEFKPFVAFDIFGESGGYTKLRVMINEGKNRELRRFFGCFDIDVVDLKRVSFGRVELGMLKEGKWRYFEKNEYDDLRDFLKQNGVRW comes from the coding sequence ATGAGGCTTAATAAATTTATTTCTCACAATATGGGATATTCTCGCCGCGAGGCTGATGAGCTAATAAAAGCAGGAAAAGTCAGCGTAAATGGGCGTGTGGTAGTGGATTTTAAGGACGTTAGCGATGAGGATAAAGTCCGCGTAAACGGACGGCTTATAAAGCCAAAAAGCAGCTTTAGTGTCATAGTCTATAATAAGCCAAAGGGCGAGCTTGTAAGCAAGTGCGATGACAGGGGGCGGCGGACGATATATGACAGCCTTCCAAGCGGCTTTAAGGGCTTTGTGCCAGTCGGTAGGCTTGATTTTGCTAGTGAGGGTCTATTGCTGCTTACAGACGCTCCAGCCGTGGCTAGCGCACTTATGCAAAGTGATGTCGAGCGCGAATACTATCTAAAGGTAAAAGGTAGCATTACTGAAAGCGTTAAAACGGCGATGAGGGAGGGCTTTTATGCCACTGACGCAAGCCGTGGAGCGCACTCAAAAAGCAAGATAAAATCGATGGAATTTAAGCCATTTGTTGCATTTGATATTTTTGGTGAGAGCGGAGGATATACGAAGCTTAGAGTGATGATAAATGAGGGTAAAAACCGTGAATTACGCCGCTTTTTTGGCTGCTTTGATATAGATGTCGTGGATTTAAAGAGGGTAAGTTTTGGGCGAGTTGAGCTTGGCATGCTAAAAGAGGGCAAATGGCGCTATTTTGAGAAAAATGAGTATGATGATTTGCGTGATTTTTTAAAGCAAAATGGCGTGCGCTGGTAG
- a CDS encoding C39 family peptidase, translating to MAKILVILLLAAGLARAEFKETSSFAVKSYHELRNQNVTRQSYEQSCGAASVATLLNLTSFKKLSEKDALEHFKKDGKSINTDMVSFLELQNAFSSLGYESEGYQVSRGVFESLKVPVIVKIENDPRYPHFVVAINHDGDFVSVLDPSFGEYLASKGQFYSVWDKNEAVGYVLIVGVDKFKELGLSLPLKSQVK from the coding sequence ATGGCAAAAATTCTAGTCATTCTGCTTTTAGCTGCTGGGCTAGCTAGAGCGGAATTTAAAGAAACTTCCAGTTTTGCCGTAAAATCCTACCACGAACTACGCAATCAAAACGTAACTAGACAATCTTACGAGCAGTCCTGCGGTGCAGCCAGCGTGGCTACGCTTTTAAATTTAACCAGCTTTAAAAAGCTAAGCGAAAAGGACGCCCTAGAGCATTTTAAAAAGGACGGCAAGAGCATAAACACCGATATGGTAAGCTTTTTAGAGCTACAAAACGCCTTTAGCTCGCTTGGCTATGAAAGCGAGGGCTATCAGGTAAGCAGGGGCGTGTTTGAAAGCCTAAAAGTGCCTGTGATCGTCAAAATAGAAAACGACCCACGCTATCCGCATTTTGTAGTGGCGATTAACCATGACGGAGATTTTGTAAGCGTGCTTGATCCTAGCTTTGGCGAATACTTAGCAAGCAAGGGGCAGTTTTACAGCGTATGGGATAAAAATGAAGCTGTCGGATACGTTCTAATAGTAGGAGTGGATAAATTTAAAGAGCTGGGGTTAAGTCTGCCGTTAAAAAGTCAGGTGAAATAG
- the coaE gene encoding dephospho-CoA kinase (Dephospho-CoA kinase (CoaE) performs the final step in coenzyme A biosynthesis.): MAIFKHSFCITGSIGSGKSTLCALLKTYGFSVIDADIIAHKVLDKNADKVACEFGESVLENGRVDRARLGAIVFGDRAQLARLEAIVSMDIRDEIFSECGRLSALNLPYFVDIPLYFEKEQIYGGCFEEVVLVYAPKQVLLSRVKARNNLSDDEALFRIEAQIDIELKREKASIIIQNSGSLKQLQGECERLIALIKERYESIKI, encoded by the coding sequence ATGGCTATTTTTAAACATTCATTTTGCATAACTGGTAGCATAGGTAGCGGCAAAAGCACGCTTTGTGCGCTCCTTAAAACATACGGCTTTAGCGTCATTGACGCAGATATTATAGCTCATAAGGTGCTTGATAAAAACGCTGATAAGGTAGCATGTGAGTTTGGAGAGAGTGTGCTAGAAAATGGCAGAGTAGATAGGGCTCGGCTTGGTGCGATAGTCTTTGGCGATAGGGCGCAGCTAGCGCGCCTTGAAGCGATAGTGTCTATGGATATACGGGATGAGATTTTTAGCGAGTGTGGGCGGCTTAGTGCGCTTAATTTACCCTATTTTGTCGATATTCCGCTTTATTTTGAAAAGGAGCAAATTTATGGCGGCTGCTTTGAGGAAGTGGTGCTAGTTTATGCTCCAAAGCAGGTGCTATTAAGCCGTGTAAAAGCTAGAAATAATCTAAGCGATGATGAGGCGCTTTTTAGGATAGAGGCTCAAATTGATATAGAGCTAAAGCGTGAAAAAGCAAGCATTATCATACAAAACTCAGGCAGCCTAAAGCAGCTACAAGGCGAATGCGAACGACTAATAGCCCTAATAAAGGAGAGATATGAGAGTATCAAAATATAA
- a CDS encoding class I SAM-dependent methyltransferase — protein sequence MRDVKQYYDKIPYFSDAFRDFSPVRLAAVMEFLKLKDFDLENARVLEIGCSYGGNIFSFALAFKHAHVVGIDISGAQIAKANELKEQFNLTNIEFYERDIASLSEADMKSLGEFDFIIAHGVFSWVSESIRKAMLEKISTLLSPHGVAQVSFNVLPGWSSLSIIREFMLFASGDSVGDDAIKKCDKELSFLLDYFKFSLQSLSGSDKKIASQTQQLLASQAEFTRKLIKSGKDFYISHEFLEPSNDPIYFSHFSKLLREAGLCYLLDASLVDAFITNVGIPRFDSHIRANYKSKESREQLNDFMYNRSFRKAIIVRPQMLGGASAGTPEWDISVKSDSLLSLHFAVKFDKKDDGYYSCGLRQNEAYAWLYEMFNEAYPASLSFNQILSKFKADISQDEIKSIYLALLDVVANAQPNMSVYPLKNIKYEAKKTRLKPRFKGYLEYFSKTQNPVIAMANELNERISLGQLESSVALLFNGETIEQIAKNAKTIAAKMGQEIDAYELVLNLSQKLEAAYYFEEIKEGESATA from the coding sequence ATGCGTGATGTGAAACAGTACTATGATAAAATTCCATATTTTTCAGATGCTTTTAGGGATTTTAGCCCGGTTCGGCTTGCGGCTGTTATGGAGTTTTTAAAGCTTAAAGATTTTGATTTAGAAAATGCAAGGGTGCTTGAGATAGGCTGTAGCTATGGCGGTAATATCTTTTCGTTTGCCCTTGCTTTTAAGCATGCGCACGTAGTTGGCATAGATATAAGCGGCGCACAAATAGCAAAGGCAAATGAGCTAAAGGAGCAGTTTAATCTTACAAATATCGAATTTTACGAGCGCGACATAGCAAGCCTCAGCGAAGCTGACATGAAAAGCTTAGGCGAGTTTGATTTTATCATCGCTCATGGCGTATTTAGCTGGGTGAGCGAGAGTATACGAAAAGCTATGCTTGAAAAAATAAGCACTCTCCTTAGTCCGCATGGTGTCGCACAGGTGTCTTTTAACGTTCTTCCAGGCTGGTCTAGCTTAAGTATCATCCGTGAGTTTATGCTCTTTGCAAGCGGCGATAGCGTGGGCGATGATGCGATAAAAAAGTGCGATAAGGAACTTTCGTTTTTGCTTGATTATTTTAAATTTAGCCTACAAAGCTTAAGTGGCTCTGATAAAAAAATAGCAAGCCAGACCCAGCAGCTACTGGCCTCTCAGGCTGAATTTACTAGAAAGCTCATAAAATCGGGCAAGGATTTTTATATAAGCCATGAGTTTTTAGAGCCATCAAATGATCCAATATATTTTAGCCATTTTAGCAAGCTTTTGCGTGAGGCTGGGCTTTGCTATTTACTTGATGCTAGCCTTGTGGACGCGTTTATTACAAATGTTGGTATACCTAGATTTGACAGTCATATAAGGGCAAATTATAAAAGCAAAGAAAGCCGCGAGCAGCTAAATGATTTTATGTATAATCGCTCCTTTCGCAAGGCTATCATAGTCCGCCCTCAGATGCTAGGTGGCGCGAGCGCTGGCACGCCAGAGTGGGATATAAGCGTAAAATCAGACTCACTTTTATCGCTTCATTTTGCGGTTAAATTTGACAAAAAAGATGATGGGTATTATAGCTGTGGATTGCGACAAAATGAGGCTTATGCGTGGCTTTATGAGATGTTTAATGAGGCTTATCCAGCAAGCCTAAGCTTTAATCAAATTTTATCTAAATTTAAAGCAGACATTTCACAAGATGAGATTAAAAGCATATATTTAGCCCTGCTTGATGTGGTGGCAAATGCTCAGCCAAATATGTCGGTTTATCCGCTAAAAAATATAAAATATGAAGCTAAAAAGACACGCCTAAAGCCAAGGTTTAAGGGATATTTGGAGTATTTTAGTAAGACGCAAAACCCTGTCATTGCTATGGCAAATGAGCTAAATGAGAGGATTAGCCTAGGCCAGCTTGAATCAAGCGTAGCCTTGCTGTTTAACGGCGAAACGATAGAGCAAATCGCTAAAAATGCCAAAACCATAGCCGCGAAAATGGGACAGGAGATAGATGCTTATGAGCTTGTTTTAAATTTATCGCAAAAGCTTGAGGCGGCTTATTATTTTGAGGAGATAAAGGAGGGAGAGAGTGCTACTGCTTAG
- a CDS encoding SIS domain-containing protein, translating to MSEILKNAKEVLLTEAGELERAAGLVDESFEQAVRLICAIKGKVVVTGVGKSGHIGRKIAATLASTGTPSFFMHPTEALHGDLGMVRDDDLVLAISFSGESEELVSIAPHLKRLGVKIIAMAKDVSSSLGRLSDGFIPIAISKEACPLGVAPTSSTTLTLALGDALAVCLMKLRGFRREDFASFHPGGMLGKRLFLKAADVMRKENLPIISDEVNLKDAINSMSAGKLGSALLVDKSGALKAVLSDGDLRRALESPEFSLQSPAIKFANQSPKSIKDAQMLAYDALKMIQENKIQLLIITDANTVPVGVLHVHDLTNLGL from the coding sequence ATGAGTGAAATTTTAAAAAACGCCAAAGAAGTGCTACTTACCGAGGCTGGCGAGCTAGAGCGAGCGGCTGGGCTAGTGGATGAGAGCTTTGAGCAAGCTGTTAGGCTTATTTGTGCCATAAAGGGTAAAGTCGTCGTAACAGGCGTGGGTAAAAGTGGGCACATCGGACGCAAGATAGCCGCTACGCTAGCAAGCACTGGTACGCCGAGCTTTTTTATGCATCCAACAGAAGCGTTACATGGGGATTTGGGTATGGTACGAGATGATGATTTAGTCCTTGCTATTAGCTTTAGTGGCGAGAGCGAGGAGCTTGTAAGCATAGCTCCGCACCTAAAGCGTCTGGGCGTGAAAATAATAGCAATGGCAAAGGATGTGTCTAGCTCGCTTGGGCGATTAAGTGATGGCTTTATCCCCATAGCTATCTCAAAGGAGGCCTGCCCGCTGGGAGTGGCGCCGACATCTTCGACCACGCTTACACTGGCTTTGGGTGATGCTCTGGCGGTGTGCCTGATGAAGCTACGTGGGTTTAGGCGCGAGGATTTTGCTAGCTTTCATCCTGGCGGAATGCTTGGAAAGAGGCTGTTTTTAAAAGCTGCCGATGTCATGCGAAAAGAAAATCTACCTATCATAAGCGATGAGGTCAATCTAAAAGATGCGATAAATTCGATGAGTGCGGGTAAGCTAGGAAGTGCGCTTTTAGTCGATAAAAGTGGCGCTTTAAAGGCGGTTTTAAGCGACGGAGATTTAAGGCGCGCGCTTGAAAGCCCTGAGTTTAGCCTCCAAAGTCCTGCGATTAAATTCGCAAATCAATCCCCAAAGAGTATAAAAGATGCGCAAATGCTAGCCTATGACGCGCTAAAAATGATACAAGAAAATAAAATCCAACTACTAATAATAACAGACGCAAATACTGTGCCTGTGGGCGTTTTGCACGTACATGATCTTACAAATTTAGGACTATAA
- the purM gene encoding phosphoribosylformylglycinamidine cyclo-ligase, translating into MISYKDAGVDIDAGADLVERIKPHVKRTQTPLCIGGIGSFAGAIRIPAGYKNPAILGATDGVGTKLRLAIDTGLIDGVGQDLVAMCVNDLICNFATPIAFLDYYATAKLDVGVAQRVIAGIARGCEIAECALIGGETAEMPSMYHEGDFDLAGFAIGVAEEDEIDRSEHVKNGDLLVALPSSGLHSNGYSLARKVISKRALDITSESIDGVSLAKALLEPTKIYVKEFKKLKTHIHALAHITGGGIVENLPRILPDNLGAKVDKSAIKVPKIYSLFDGFVADEELYRTFNMGVGMVLVVPASSLSYVLENSDGYVIGEIIKGSGVKWA; encoded by the coding sequence ATGATAAGTTACAAAGACGCAGGTGTAGATATAGACGCAGGCGCGGATCTAGTTGAGCGCATAAAACCTCACGTAAAACGCACACAAACCCCACTTTGCATAGGTGGCATAGGCTCATTTGCAGGGGCTATTAGGATTCCAGCTGGGTATAAAAACCCAGCCATACTAGGCGCTACTGATGGAGTTGGCACAAAGCTTAGACTAGCCATTGATACTGGGCTAATTGACGGTGTAGGGCAGGATTTAGTTGCTATGTGCGTAAATGATCTAATCTGTAACTTTGCCACCCCCATAGCTTTTTTAGACTACTACGCCACCGCAAAGCTTGATGTTGGTGTTGCTCAGCGTGTAATAGCAGGCATAGCTAGAGGCTGTGAGATAGCCGAATGTGCACTAATAGGCGGCGAAACTGCTGAGATGCCATCGATGTATCACGAGGGAGACTTTGACCTGGCTGGCTTTGCCATAGGAGTAGCCGAAGAGGACGAAATAGACAGAAGCGAACATGTAAAAAATGGCGACTTGCTAGTAGCGCTTCCTAGTTCTGGACTTCATTCAAACGGCTACTCACTAGCTAGAAAAGTAATATCTAAACGTGCGCTAGACATAACAAGCGAGAGCATAGACGGAGTAAGCCTAGCCAAAGCCCTGCTAGAGCCTACAAAAATTTATGTAAAAGAGTTTAAAAAACTAAAAACGCATATCCACGCCTTAGCGCACATCACAGGAGGCGGCATAGTCGAAAATCTACCTAGAATTTTGCCAGATAATCTAGGCGCAAAGGTTGATAAATCTGCCATAAAAGTGCCTAAAATTTACTCACTATTTGATGGCTTTGTCGCAGATGAGGAGCTTTATAGGACGTTTAATATGGGCGTAGGCATGGTGCTTGTAGTGCCTGCTAGCTCGCTTTCATACGTGCTAGAAAACTCAGACGGCTACGTAATCGGCGAAATAATCAAAGGCAGTGGAGTAAAATGGGCGTAA